One window of Cyanobacterium stanieri LEGE 03274 genomic DNA carries:
- a CDS encoding FkbM family methyltransferase produces the protein MSIFGDDKYWNSTYQFIKKNCKKGDLVIAPTPFEQELENTIDYSKINSLDIKNIQWFVIHKGMIEDLDREFIDQAIEKLSPVFANEVFVILSQNDKLNKIAADNIHLTTLSESMEKTPSKSQYDNLVSLVPNFISRQFNNKNNIFFDIKQIVKKHREEVQLSCRQNYQTAYLGNGILLCRVLTKYFCYVQADDIGIAPHLSLNGYWEMWITEAITDAIQPGWHCIDIGANHGYYSLIMADIVGSSGHVIAIEPNPNIEKLLRRTMEVNGFLGNNSEVIQMAVADEIDKTVNLYLPEGRGINGSICAGVSEEELSQNQDNVFPVQTTTLDELTKDWQKVDFVKIDAEGAEESIWKGMQNTITKNPDINIVLEFAPVRCDNPKALIEEIVKAGFILRYIDYDGKLKILTIDECLTKHPSEDWMLFLKRN, from the coding sequence ATGTCAATTTTTGGTGATGATAAATATTGGAATAGTACCTATCAATTTATCAAAAAAAACTGTAAAAAAGGTGACTTAGTAATTGCCCCCACTCCCTTTGAACAAGAGTTAGAAAACACTATCGATTACTCAAAAATTAATTCCTTAGATATAAAAAACATTCAATGGTTCGTAATTCACAAAGGAATGATTGAGGACTTAGATAGAGAATTTATAGATCAAGCAATAGAAAAATTATCGCCCGTCTTTGCCAACGAAGTTTTTGTAATACTATCCCAAAACGATAAACTAAACAAAATTGCGGCAGATAATATTCATCTTACAACCCTGTCAGAATCCATGGAAAAAACTCCTTCAAAGAGTCAGTATGATAATTTAGTATCTCTTGTGCCCAATTTTATTTCTCGTCAATTCAATAATAAAAATAATATATTTTTTGACATAAAACAAATAGTAAAAAAACATAGAGAAGAAGTACAATTATCCTGTCGACAAAACTACCAAACAGCTTATCTAGGTAACGGAATTCTTCTATGCCGAGTTTTAACAAAATACTTTTGTTACGTACAAGCCGATGATATAGGAATAGCCCCCCATTTATCTCTGAATGGATATTGGGAAATGTGGATTACAGAAGCAATTACAGATGCAATTCAACCAGGTTGGCATTGTATAGATATAGGTGCAAATCACGGTTATTATTCATTAATAATGGCAGATATTGTCGGTTCTTCTGGCCATGTTATCGCCATTGAGCCTAATCCAAACATAGAAAAACTACTCAGACGAACCATGGAAGTTAATGGATTTTTGGGTAACAACTCAGAAGTTATTCAAATGGCAGTTGCTGATGAAATCGATAAAACAGTTAACTTATATCTCCCAGAAGGAAGAGGAATTAATGGCTCAATTTGTGCAGGAGTTTCCGAAGAAGAATTATCCCAAAATCAGGATAACGTCTTTCCCGTGCAAACCACCACTTTAGATGAATTAACCAAAGATTGGCAAAAAGTGGACTTTGTCAAGATTGATGCTGAGGGGGCAGAAGAATCTATCTGGAAAGGTATGCAAAATACCATCACCAAAAATCCTGACATTAACATCGTTCTCGAGTTTGCCCCTGTGCGCTGTGATAACCCAAAAGCCTTAATAGAGGAAATAGTTAAGGCAGGATTTATTCTTAGATATATAGACTATGATGGAAAATTAAAAATTTTAACCATTGATGAATGTTTGACGAAGCATCCCTCAGAAGATTGGATGCTTTTCCTGAAAAGAAATTGA
- a CDS encoding heme oxygenase (biliverdin-producing) — protein MSVNLATMLKEGTKKSHSMAENMGFIKCFLKGVVEKNSYRKLAANLYFVYGAMEEEMERLKDHPLIKPIYFPELNRQPSLAKDLQFYYGPNWKNEIQITPHGQAYVDRIHEIAQNAPELFAAHSYTRYLGDLSGGQILKNIAQKAMNLDDQGTAFYEFETIDDEKAFKVKYRQCLNDLPVDQETADRIVQEANDAFGMNMKMFQELEGNLIMAIGKMLFNSLTTRRRRNQNNSEGELATAE, from the coding sequence ATGAGCGTAAACTTAGCCACAATGTTGAAAGAAGGAACTAAAAAATCCCACTCCATGGCGGAAAACATGGGATTTATTAAGTGTTTCCTCAAAGGGGTAGTGGAAAAAAATTCTTACCGTAAATTAGCTGCTAACCTCTACTTTGTATATGGTGCCATGGAAGAAGAAATGGAACGCCTCAAAGATCATCCCCTCATTAAACCTATTTACTTCCCTGAGTTAAATCGTCAGCCCAGTTTAGCCAAAGATCTTCAATTTTATTATGGACCTAACTGGAAAAATGAAATTCAAATCACTCCCCATGGACAAGCCTACGTAGATCGCATCCATGAAATCGCCCAAAATGCTCCTGAATTGTTTGCAGCCCATTCCTACACCCGTTATTTAGGAGATCTTTCTGGGGGTCAAATCCTCAAAAATATTGCCCAAAAAGCAATGAATTTAGATGATCAGGGTACTGCTTTTTATGAGTTTGAAACTATTGATGATGAGAAGGCTTTTAAAGTAAAGTATCGTCAATGTTTGAATGATTTACCTGTGGATCAGGAAACTGCCGATCGCATCGTACAGGAAGCCAATGACGCTTTTGGCATGAATATGAAAATGTTCCAAGAGTTAGAAGGTAATTTGATTATGGCTATCGGTAAGATGTTATTTAATAGCTTAACTACTCGCCGTCGTCGTAATCAGAACAATTCTGAGGGTGAATTGGCTACCGCTGAATAA
- a CDS encoding glycoside hydrolase translates to MAHPLYVAFIWHQHQPLYKSRLSKDSLGADYRLPWVRLHGIKDYLDLILMLKKYPALHQTVNLVPSLIMQLEDYAHGDALDPYLALTLTPVSMLTLEQKGFIVDNFFDANHYHMIRPHGRYEELFQHKHIKGKQWCLDNWTDQDLSDLLAWHNLAWFDPLFWDDADIARWLEKGRDFTLSDRQRIYSKQKEIIARIIPEHKKMQDEGQLEVTTTPYTHPILPLLNDTNAGRVALPHMELPVSRFQWGEDVPRHLHRAWTMYQERFGRSPRGLWPSEQSISPEILPHIAKEGFKWICSDEAVLGWSFNHFFHRDETGNVYEPEVLYRPYRLETDHRDLSIVFRDHRLSDLIGFTYGAMKPQQAACDLISHLQAIARTLADRQSSDNTTLDEPWLVTIALDGENCWEFYEQDGKPFLEELYQNLSHAHDIKLVTVSEFVEQFPPTHTIKNSQLHSGSWIDGNFSTWIGERTKNRAWDYLSAARQTLAKHPEATPENNPDAWEALYAAQGSDWFWWFGDPHHSSHDDMFDQLFREHLIALYQALNETVPQYLHRPVANPNQRSTGEQPPSSYISPLVDGKGDEQDWEKAGKIKIGSSRGTMHRTSLIPAIYYGWDHLNFYFRFDVKSGAVAGQDLPSELHLLWYYPHRPGHNSPIPLAHVPDQDPLNYHYRHHLGINLVTKTYWLQEAGSDLRWHSRYSSARIALDQCIEIAVPWQDLHLDPDQEINLIAILAEEGKFKEALPEEHLIRLQVP, encoded by the coding sequence ATGGCCCATCCTCTCTATGTCGCCTTTATCTGGCATCAACACCAACCCCTATATAAATCTCGTTTATCTAAAGATAGTTTAGGGGCTGACTATCGTCTTCCTTGGGTAAGGCTTCATGGCATAAAAGATTATCTGGATTTGATTTTGATGTTGAAAAAATATCCTGCGCTCCATCAAACGGTGAATTTAGTTCCTTCTTTGATTATGCAGTTGGAAGATTATGCCCATGGAGATGCCTTAGATCCTTACTTGGCTTTGACTTTAACCCCTGTGAGTATGTTAACCCTTGAGCAAAAGGGTTTTATTGTGGATAATTTTTTTGATGCCAATCACTATCATATGATTCGCCCCCATGGCCGTTATGAGGAGCTTTTCCAACACAAGCATATTAAGGGTAAACAGTGGTGTTTGGATAATTGGACGGATCAAGATTTGAGTGATCTTTTGGCATGGCATAATTTGGCTTGGTTTGATCCTCTTTTTTGGGATGATGCAGATATTGCCCGTTGGTTAGAAAAAGGTCGTGATTTTACCCTGAGCGATCGCCAAAGGATCTATAGTAAACAAAAAGAAATTATTGCCAGAATTATCCCTGAACATAAAAAGATGCAGGATGAAGGACAGTTGGAGGTGACGACAACCCCTTACACTCACCCTATTTTACCGTTACTTAATGATACTAATGCAGGGAGGGTGGCACTACCCCATATGGAATTACCTGTAAGTCGTTTTCAGTGGGGGGAGGATGTTCCCCGTCATTTACATCGGGCATGGACTATGTATCAAGAGCGTTTCGGGCGATCGCCCCGAGGATTGTGGCCTAGTGAGCAATCCATTAGCCCTGAAATTTTACCCCATATTGCCAAGGAAGGGTTTAAGTGGATATGTTCTGATGAAGCGGTATTGGGTTGGAGTTTTAACCACTTTTTCCACCGTGACGAAACGGGAAATGTTTATGAACCTGAGGTATTATATCGCCCCTATCGTTTAGAAACTGACCATAGGGATTTAAGTATTGTTTTTCGAGATCACCGTTTATCAGATCTCATTGGTTTCACCTATGGTGCCATGAAGCCTCAACAGGCAGCCTGTGACTTGATTTCACACCTACAGGCGATCGCCCGTACCCTAGCAGATAGACAATCCAGTGATAACACCACCCTCGACGAACCTTGGTTAGTTACCATTGCCCTCGATGGCGAAAACTGTTGGGAATTTTATGAGCAAGACGGTAAACCTTTCTTAGAAGAACTTTATCAAAACCTCTCCCACGCTCACGACATTAAATTAGTTACAGTGTCTGAATTTGTCGAGCAGTTTCCCCCCACCCATACCATCAAAAACTCCCAGTTACATAGTGGCTCATGGATTGACGGTAATTTTTCCACGTGGATAGGCGAGCGCACTAAAAACCGAGCATGGGACTATCTGAGCGCCGCCCGACAAACCTTAGCCAAACATCCCGAAGCCACCCCAGAAAATAACCCCGATGCTTGGGAAGCCCTTTATGCCGCGCAAGGCTCCGACTGGTTTTGGTGGTTTGGAGATCCCCATCACTCCTCCCATGATGATATGTTTGATCAACTATTCAGAGAACATCTCATCGCCCTCTACCAAGCCCTTAACGAAACCGTACCCCAATATCTCCATCGCCCCGTGGCTAACCCCAACCAACGCTCCACAGGAGAACAGCCCCCCAGTAGTTATATCAGCCCCCTAGTGGATGGAAAAGGAGATGAACAGGATTGGGAAAAAGCAGGAAAAATTAAAATTGGTAGTTCACGGGGTACTATGCACCGTACCAGTCTTATTCCCGCTATTTATTACGGTTGGGATCATCTAAACTTCTATTTCCGCTTCGATGTCAAATCAGGAGCCGTAGCAGGGCAAGACCTACCCTCAGAACTCCATTTATTGTGGTACTATCCCCATCGCCCTGGCCATAATAGCCCCATCCCCCTCGCCCATGTACCAGATCAAGATCCCCTAAACTACCATTACCGTCATCATCTCGGTATTAATTTAGTCACTAAAACTTATTGGCTACAGGAAGCTGGATCTGACTTGCGTTGGCATTCCCGTTATAGCAGCGCAAGGATTGCCTTGGATCAATGTATCGAAATTGCTGTACCTTGGCAAGATTTACACCTCGATCCTGATCAGGAAATTAACTTAATTGCCATACTTGCTGAAGAAGGTAAATTCAAAGAGGCTTTACCCGAAGAACATTTAATCCGTCTGCAAGTACCTTAA
- the rimP gene encoding ribosome maturation factor RimP, translating into MTHPLITEITELATPIAEQLNLEIANIVFQTNKNPSLLRVDIRNRVGDTSLDDCEKMSRLLEEILEGKDIIAEAYSLEISSPGIADVLTTDREFISFQGFPVMVKTHTPHKKKTQFEGTLRSRDEDFVYLNCKGRIVKIPRELVEQVSLRSASE; encoded by the coding sequence ATGACCCATCCTTTGATAACAGAAATAACGGAGTTAGCAACTCCCATTGCTGAACAATTAAATCTTGAAATAGCTAACATAGTATTCCAAACAAATAAAAATCCTTCTTTATTAAGAGTTGATATTCGTAATAGAGTAGGGGATACCAGTCTTGATGATTGCGAAAAAATGAGCCGTTTGTTAGAGGAAATATTAGAAGGTAAAGATATTATTGCCGAGGCTTACTCTTTGGAAATATCTAGTCCTGGTATAGCGGACGTGTTGACAACGGATCGAGAATTTATCAGTTTTCAAGGTTTCCCAGTCATGGTAAAGACTCACACGCCTCACAAAAAAAAGACTCAATTTGAGGGAACTTTACGTAGTCGGGATGAGGATTTTGTTTATCTTAACTGTAAAGGACGTATTGTGAAAATTCCAAGAGAATTAGTTGAGCAGGTTAGTTTACGCAGTGCCAGTGAATAA
- a CDS encoding GNAT family N-acetyltransferase — MFSCNYVTVTDISGNEFLGAIALYEQSFPLSEKLSCNVIKNKIETRIFQLWIKKDQEKVILMAILSPLPQTNFTLLGYLATSPEYRGQGLGKDFMIFIQEQLQKHNQWLLLEVENPLFPPDKELKQRRVNFYLRLGAKIIKDVPYLLPKLSKQKSPEMILMVYPDYQTYEIDNLLIEQLITLVYQYFYDQPNHKNIYFLVKKIPQIIELSDTF; from the coding sequence ATGTTTTCCTGTAATTATGTAACGGTAACGGATATTAGTGGCAATGAGTTTTTAGGGGCGATCGCACTTTATGAGCAATCATTTCCCCTCAGCGAAAAATTATCCTGTAATGTTATCAAAAATAAGATTGAAACGAGAATTTTTCAACTATGGATAAAAAAAGATCAAGAAAAAGTTATTTTGATGGCTATTTTATCCCCTCTACCGCAAACTAATTTTACCTTACTCGGATATTTAGCGACTTCTCCAGAATATCGAGGTCAAGGACTAGGAAAAGATTTTATGATCTTTATACAAGAACAACTACAAAAACATAATCAATGGTTACTTTTAGAAGTAGAAAATCCCTTGTTTCCTCCAGACAAAGAACTAAAACAAAGACGGGTTAATTTTTATCTCAGATTAGGAGCAAAAATTATCAAAGATGTTCCTTATTTATTACCCAAATTATCTAAACAAAAATCCCCTGAAATGATTTTGATGGTTTATCCTGATTATCAAACATATGAAATTGATAATTTATTAATAGAACAATTAATCACATTAGTATATCAATATTTTTACGATCAACCTAATCACAAAAATATATATTTTTTAGTCAAAAAAATACCTCAAATCATAGAATTAAGTGATACTTTTTAA
- a CDS encoding YlxR family protein produces MPPKNYRRCVSCGLISSKHDFIRVVRNFPSHHITINQGMGRSAYVCPRLECITIAQKKKRLGRTLRTTMPPEIYDQLKSRC; encoded by the coding sequence ATGCCCCCAAAAAATTATCGTCGTTGTGTAAGTTGTGGATTGATAAGCTCTAAACACGATTTTATTCGAGTTGTGAGAAACTTTCCCAGCCACCACATCACCATTAACCAAGGTATGGGAAGATCGGCATATGTTTGTCCTCGCCTTGAGTGTATCACCATTGCTCAGAAAAAAAAGCGCCTAGGTAGGACTTTACGAACTACTATGCCCCCTGAAATTTATGATCAATTAAAAAGTAGATGTTAG
- the nusA gene encoding transcription termination factor NusA, with amino-acid sequence MSIVQLPGLSFLIEEISQSHSLSQSAVQEALREALFKGYERFRRAKQSNLQNGFSEDYFDNFRVELDIDEEGFRVLALKTVVENVENPDHEIPLAEVMEVNQEARVGDEMVVDVTPEQKDFGRMAAIQTKQVLQQKLRDQQRLMIQSEFKELEGTVLQAKVQRFERQSVIMTIQSAYGRPEVEAELPRSQQINSDNYRANATFKVYLKQVREGSQRGPQLLVSRADAGLVVYLFANEVPEIEEEIVRIVAIAREANPMSRYVTARTKIAVDSLDKDVDPVGSCIGARGSRIQAVVNELKGEKIDVIRWSPDPAIYIANALSPSQIDLVELLDPEEKQAMVVVPDNQLSLAIGKDGQNVRLAARLTGWRIDIKSKSDYQKMQQEKVSQTPVMVEENSPEENQEIMSPTSSTEEE; translated from the coding sequence ATGAGTATTGTTCAATTACCCGGATTAAGTTTTTTAATAGAAGAAATTAGTCAAAGTCACAGTTTATCCCAAAGTGCAGTCCAAGAAGCTCTTAGAGAGGCTTTGTTTAAAGGATATGAACGCTTTCGTCGTGCCAAACAAAGTAATTTACAAAATGGTTTTAGTGAAGATTATTTTGATAATTTTCGGGTGGAATTAGATATTGATGAAGAAGGATTTAGGGTTTTAGCTCTAAAAACAGTGGTGGAAAATGTAGAAAATCCAGATCATGAAATTCCTTTGGCTGAGGTTATGGAAGTAAACCAAGAAGCTAGGGTAGGAGATGAAATGGTGGTAGATGTCACCCCCGAGCAAAAAGACTTTGGGCGTATGGCCGCAATTCAAACTAAGCAGGTTTTACAACAAAAATTACGGGATCAACAACGGTTGATGATTCAATCTGAATTTAAAGAGTTAGAAGGCACTGTGCTTCAAGCGAAGGTACAACGTTTTGAGCGTCAGTCGGTAATTATGACGATCCAAAGTGCTTATGGTCGTCCGGAAGTAGAAGCGGAATTGCCTCGTTCTCAGCAGATAAATAGTGATAATTATCGAGCTAATGCTACCTTTAAGGTGTATCTCAAGCAGGTGCGTGAAGGTTCTCAAAGAGGTCCACAGTTGTTGGTATCCCGTGCCGATGCTGGTTTAGTGGTGTATCTTTTTGCTAATGAAGTGCCTGAAATTGAAGAAGAAATAGTACGCATAGTGGCGATCGCCCGTGAAGCCAACCCCATGAGTAGATATGTAACAGCCAGAACTAAAATAGCGGTGGATAGTCTCGATAAAGATGTTGATCCCGTCGGTTCTTGTATTGGTGCGAGGGGTTCTCGTATTCAAGCGGTAGTCAATGAATTAAAAGGAGAAAAAATTGACGTCATTCGTTGGTCTCCAGATCCTGCTATATATATAGCTAACGCCTTGAGTCCCTCCCAAATCGATCTCGTAGAATTACTAGATCCTGAAGAAAAACAAGCCATGGTCGTTGTCCCCGATAATCAACTGAGCCTCGCCATTGGTAAAGACGGACAAAATGTTCGCCTAGCGGCTCGATTAACAGGATGGCGCATCGATATAAAATCCAAGAGCGACTATCAAAAAATGCAACAAGAAAAAGTTTCTCAAACCCCCGTCATGGTAGAAGAAAACAGCCCAGAGGAAAATCAAGAAATCATGAGTCCAACTTCATCCACAGAAGAAGAATAG
- a CDS encoding aldo/keto reductase: MEKRKLGNTNIEITPIIMGTWQAGKRMWAGIDDDESIKAIRTAVEGGITTIDTAEVYGEGHSERIVAKAVKDIRDEVVYATKVFANHLKYDQVISACENSLQNLSTDYIDLYQIHWPSGTWNSDIVPIEETMKALNKLKDDGKIRAIGVSNFSVAQLKEARQYGEIVSIQPPYSLFWRGVEKEIQPYCVENNLSILSYSALAQGILTGKFGSSPQFEEGDHRVNNRLFQQPHWDRVQKALDLLQPIANKYDCSLGQVAIAWLIAQCQTQAIVGARNASQVEQNIKAGNIKISDQDLAKISDIGTEVSKHFDDNPVLWNFDN; the protein is encoded by the coding sequence ATGGAAAAAAGAAAATTAGGTAATACCAATATCGAAATCACTCCCATTATAATGGGTACATGGCAAGCAGGTAAAAGAATGTGGGCAGGTATTGATGATGATGAGAGTATAAAAGCCATTCGTACTGCCGTAGAGGGAGGCATCACCACCATCGACACCGCCGAGGTTTATGGGGAAGGACATTCCGAAAGAATCGTCGCTAAAGCGGTTAAGGATATTCGAGACGAGGTGGTATATGCTACCAAGGTATTCGCCAACCATCTCAAATATGATCAAGTAATCAGTGCCTGTGAAAATTCCTTGCAGAATTTGAGTACCGACTACATTGATTTATATCAGATTCATTGGCCTTCTGGTACTTGGAATAGTGATATTGTACCTATAGAAGAAACGATGAAGGCGCTTAACAAACTCAAGGATGATGGCAAAATAAGGGCGATCGGGGTATCTAACTTTTCTGTGGCACAATTAAAGGAAGCAAGGCAGTATGGGGAAATTGTTAGCATTCAGCCTCCCTATTCTTTATTCTGGCGGGGGGTAGAAAAGGAAATTCAGCCCTATTGTGTGGAAAATAATCTGTCTATCCTATCCTATTCTGCCCTTGCTCAAGGTATTCTAACAGGTAAATTTGGCTCAAGTCCACAGTTTGAGGAGGGTGATCATCGGGTTAATAATCGTTTGTTTCAACAACCCCACTGGGATAGAGTTCAAAAAGCCTTGGATTTATTACAACCCATAGCAAACAAGTATGATTGTAGTTTAGGACAAGTTGCGATCGCCTGGTTAATCGCCCAATGCCAAACCCAAGCTATTGTAGGCGCTAGGAATGCTTCACAGGTGGAACAAAATATCAAAGCAGGAAATATCAAAATCAGCGATCAAGATTTAGCAAAAATTAGTGATATTGGCACGGAAGTAAGTAAACACTTTGATGATAACCCCGTTTTATGGAATTTTGACAATTAA
- a CDS encoding GtrA family protein: MIKIILSLIDIKVFKFLFIGGFCALLTLALMYFLTSILLINYLISAVITILVTNYIGFFLNKVFTFQTDKKLFWRELWKYYGVMLSSNMINLCIIYTLVDIIRIWYLYANMISIVALTPVNYLLHKYWSFKKKS; this comes from the coding sequence ATGATAAAAATAATACTTTCATTGATAGATATAAAAGTTTTTAAATTTTTATTTATTGGTGGCTTTTGTGCATTGTTAACCCTTGCATTAATGTATTTTTTAACATCAATACTTTTGATTAATTATTTAATTTCTGCAGTTATAACTATTCTTGTTACTAATTACATTGGATTTTTTCTTAATAAGGTATTTACATTCCAAACAGATAAAAAATTATTTTGGAGAGAATTATGGAAGTATTATGGCGTTATGTTATCCAGCAACATGATCAATCTATGTATTATATACACTTTGGTTGATATTATTAGAATATGGTATTTATATGCCAATATGATTTCTATTGTAGCTTTAACCCCAGTTAATTATTTACTTCATAAGTATTGGAGTTTTAAAAAAAAGTCTTGA
- a CDS encoding glycosyltransferase family 2 protein — MDNNIDLSLLVPCYNEQDNLDYLFQKLTEVLDSLNIVYEIICINDGSKDNTLLKLIEYRMHNSDVKIINLSRNFGKEAAMTAGLDYAKGKAVIPIDADLQDPPELIKQFWFKWLEGYDVVYGVRIDRKGESWIKKMTSKYFYRFIGKISDTPIPEDTGDYRLMDQKVVQALKQMPERNRFMKGLFSWVGYKQTAIYFSREPRQSGKSRFNYWKLWNFAIDGITSFSSIPLKIWSYFGLIVSFLGLIYGSFLIIRTLISGVEVPGYASTIVTILFLGGIQLITLGILGEYTGRIYQEVKQRPIYLVQETYGFE; from the coding sequence ATGGACAATAATATAGACTTATCTTTGTTGGTTCCCTGTTACAACGAGCAGGATAACTTGGACTACTTATTTCAAAAACTAACAGAAGTTTTGGATAGTCTCAATATTGTTTATGAAATCATTTGTATTAATGACGGTAGTAAGGATAATACTTTATTAAAACTTATCGAATACCGTATGCACAATAGTGACGTCAAAATTATTAATTTATCTCGTAATTTTGGTAAAGAAGCTGCCATGACAGCAGGATTAGATTACGCAAAGGGAAAAGCTGTTATACCTATTGATGCAGATTTACAAGATCCTCCCGAATTAATTAAACAATTTTGGTTTAAGTGGCTAGAAGGCTATGATGTAGTTTATGGGGTAAGAATTGACAGAAAAGGTGAATCTTGGATCAAGAAAATGACTTCTAAATATTTTTATCGCTTTATTGGTAAAATAAGCGACACACCGATTCCAGAAGACACAGGAGACTACAGATTAATGGATCAAAAAGTAGTACAGGCTCTTAAACAAATGCCTGAAAGAAATCGTTTTATGAAAGGATTATTTTCCTGGGTTGGATATAAACAAACTGCCATCTACTTTAGTCGTGAACCTCGGCAAAGTGGCAAAAGTCGCTTTAATTATTGGAAGTTATGGAATTTCGCTATTGATGGAATTACATCTTTTAGCTCTATTCCTTTAAAAATTTGGAGTTACTTTGGTTTGATTGTTTCTTTTTTGGGACTTATTTATGGTTCTTTTCTAATTATTAGAACTCTTATTTCTGGTGTTGAGGTTCCTGGTTATGCTTCAACAATTGTCACTATTTTATTTTTGGGTGGAATTCAACTAATAACTTTAGGTATATTGGGTGAATATACAGGAAGAATTTATCAAGAAGTTAAACAACGTCCCATATATCTAGTACAAGAAACATACGGTTTTGAATAA